Part of the Sphingobacteriaceae bacterium genome, ATTTGGGGCAAAAAACTTGTCGGTTAGTTCCGATGGCGAATTTGTTTTAGTTACAGCAAATACCGACTTGTATATTTTTCAGTTTAAGCAATTAAAATTGAAACTAATTCAGAAAGTAAACACAGTTGATTTAATTAAAGGTCTTCCAAATGCTATCTATTATGGTCTTATTCCTATCAACGCAGCATTTTTTGTTGATAAGCATGATATTTACGTAGCTGTGGGTGGATTTACTATTTTGTTTGATTTCATCGAAAAAAAAGTAAAGGCTAATCATACGTTTACGACACAAGAAACAATCACTCACGCAAAATACCTTAATTCTACCAAAGAAGTAGTATTGGCTAAAAGTAGCGGAACAGTACATACTTTATGTAAACAAGCGCTGGCCAATTTAAGTGACATAAAAGAATTTGCAAAACACGCCAATGTGGCCTTTAAATTAAAGCTTAAAAAATCCATATTGTTTTGTTTTAATACAGATGCCGTTTTAACTTGCAATTTAAACACCGGAAAAATTGTACATGAAATAATGATGCCAAAATATAAATACGAGAAAGAGGATCAGAATATTTATACAGATGAAATGAATAAAAGAGTACCGGTTACCGTATTCGATAATATTAATTTCGGACCCAATGAGTTTATTTACGACGCTGATGTTATACAAAATGGTGAGGTAGCAGTTTACGCTACGCTGGAAGGTTTAAAATTTATTGATTTAAAAACAAAAAAACTGAAACAACATTTTAAGCAAGTAGGTTTAAATATTCAAGTTTCGCCTTCACAAGACAGAATGTTGTTTAACGCAGGAAGCGCTAAGTCAATTAGAATTTATGATCCAAATGAGATGAAACTAATTTCAGAGCGAAATTACATGGGCACTTCTATGAATTATGTAAATATCAGTCCTGGAGGTAAGTGGTTATTTACCGGTTCGGGCGCTGTAAGTGCTTTATGGGATTTAAGTAACTATTCAAAGTATTGTGAATTGAAAGATATATCCGAGTCAGATTCTTCATATGTTCACAATGCATTTTTCTTAAATGATTCTGAAATTGTTGTGAATTCAGCGAGTTCAGTAAATTCAAGAAATCTTGCAATTTTCAATATTTACAAAAAAAGATATACCAAAATTATTAAAAGGGGAATTTTTGCATTTAGTTCGGGCTTCAAGAATAATGAGTTTTACTACACCGATTTGAAATCATTACATATTGTAGATTTAAAAACCATGCAAGAGGAAGTTTATAAGGGCATGTTTTCACTGGCCGCTTCACCTTTGTATAAAGTGGTTGATTTTAATGCGAAACATGTTTTTATTCCGGAGGCCGGAAAGTTTAAAATAGTTGAACGAAAAACGGAGAAGGTGATTTACGAACATGACGTTTGGGCAATAAGTTCACGGGTAATATTATCTGAAAGAGATAATAGTTTATTTACTTTAGCACAAATCAAGAAGAAAAAAGTTTTTTCGGGAACGGAAGTAGAAATTCCTACACAAGCAATTATACGTATAGATTTAAATGAAGGGAAAGTAAAAAATGACTACGTAGAAACTATGATTTTACATGACTTTTATGTGAATGAAACAAGTTCTACATTAAGCGCCTGGTATGTAAAGTATGAAATGGGAAAATATAACGATTCGCTTAAAGTACATATTTTCGCGGAGTTTGATGTTGTTTCGGGTGAGAAAAAATCAGAGAAAGTTATTTCAGTTACAAAAGATCATATGCCGTTTCACAATTTAAGTGCGAGTGGTAAATATTTTTCATTGAATGATATGTATGGAAAGTATTTTAAAGTGTTTGACCAATCGGGAGAAGAAATCATAGATTTAAGCGATATGAATATTTCATATCCGAATTGCTTTTTCCTCGAAAATAGTGAACTATTGGTCATTACTAGTCCTTTAAACGCACTAGCTACTTTTGTTGACTTGAAAAATAAAAAGTTAGTTGGACAATTAGCCAATGGGGGAGGGGATAATTTTTTCATGATTACTCCAGATTTGCATTATATGGGCTCAAAGGAATTTATTAAAAGTATTCGGTTTAAATTAAGTTCTGAAATTTTCAGTTTTGATCAGTTTGACGCTTATTTGAATCAGCCGCATCAAGTATTGCGAAGTTTTCTTTGTAGAGATAGCAGTCTTATTCATGCCTATGAAACTGCTTATTTAAAGCGTATGAAAATTTTAGGACTAAAGCCGAATTCTACCATACGTTTTAGCGATTTACCTAAATTTGATAAGGTTGTAATGAAAGGGGATAAACAAAAAATTCAGTTTCAGGTGAGCGCTAATAAAGGAATAAATAATTTTAAGAGTATTTCGGTCTATAATAATGGCACCAAAATTTGGAGTGAAGCGTTAAATAACGTAGAGAGTGCGCGAATAGAAAAAGAATTTAATTTTACGGCTTCTTCGGGCATGAATAGATTTGAATTTATTTTAAGTGATGTGAATGGTTTAGAAAGTGAAAAAATAACACGTTTTTATAATAATACCGAATTAGTAAAACCCAACTTATACCTGGTTGTTATTGCGAGTGAGAAATTTAAGAACGCTGACTTTAATTTGG contains:
- a CDS encoding caspase family protein; the encoded protein is MMHVFYRLLLISTFCGAITTYAQLKDVKILIPKEIPYSMSDVSEFSPDGKYFFILGNALAVYNTETAEIVDDADIGFGAKNLSVSSDGEFVLVTANTDLYIFQFKQLKLKLIQKVNTVDLIKGLPNAIYYGLIPINAAFFVDKHDIYVAVGGFTILFDFIEKKVKANHTFTTQETITHAKYLNSTKEVVLAKSSGTVHTLCKQALANLSDIKEFAKHANVAFKLKLKKSILFCFNTDAVLTCNLNTGKIVHEIMMPKYKYEKEDQNIYTDEMNKRVPVTVFDNINFGPNEFIYDADVIQNGEVAVYATLEGLKFIDLKTKKLKQHFKQVGLNIQVSPSQDRMLFNAGSAKSIRIYDPNEMKLISERNYMGTSMNYVNISPGGKWLFTGSGAVSALWDLSNYSKYCELKDISESDSSYVHNAFFLNDSEIVVNSASSVNSRNLAIFNIYKKRYTKIIKRGIFAFSSGFKNNEFYYTDLKSLHIVDLKTMQEEVYKGMFSLAASPLYKVVDFNAKHVFIPEAGKFKIVERKTEKVIYEHDVWAISSRVILSERDNSLFTLAQIKKKKVFSGTEVEIPTQAIIRIDLNEGKVKNDYVETMILHDFYVNETSSTLSAWYVKYEMGKYNDSLKVHIFAEFDVVSGEKKSEKVISVTKDHMPFHNLSASGKYFSLNDMYGKYFKVFDQSGEEIIDLSDMNISYPNCFFLENSELLVITSPLNALATFVDLKNKKLVGQLANGGGDNFFMITPDLHYMGSKEFIKSIRFKLSSEIFSFDQFDAYLNQPHQVLRSFLCRDSSLIHAYETAYLKRMKILGLKPNSTIRFSDLPKFDKVVMKGDKQKIQFQVSANKGINNFKSISVYNNGTKIWSEALNNVESARIEKEFNFTASSGMNRFEFILSDVNGLESEKITRFYNNTELVKPNLYLVVIASEKFKNADFNLAYASKDASDVANTMTQSKSFDSIYSKKILNENFNTDSVKLLKNYLGRAGINDLIMIFYAGHGYLDTDLNYYFPTYYTDFSDPKINSVSYKEFEKIFAEVKPLRKLMFIDACFSGEVDVDVIKNEKDKNSKKDSSRLAGTVLFSQSSALEMSKAIFTDLRQHSGVTVISSAGGTEAAWEDEKWKNGLFTYCMLRGMKEYKADLDKNGKVTLNELQKYVSEEVNRLSKGEQTPTFRVENSVLDYELW